A genomic window from Punica granatum isolate Tunisia-2019 chromosome 2, ASM765513v2, whole genome shotgun sequence includes:
- the LOC116197531 gene encoding putative lipid-transfer protein DIR1 — METGRRAILVLVLLIAAIVCGSHAQTICNVPYAGLMACKPAATPPNPPPPTAACCTALSHANMGCLCSYKNSKLLPSLGVDPNLAMQLPDKCHLPHPARC, encoded by the exons ATGGAGACAGGCCGAAGAGCCATTCTCGTACTCGTGCTTCTGATCGCGGCCATCGTTTGCGGCTCCCATGCTCAG ACGATTTGCAACGTTCCATATGCCGGTCTTATGGCCTGCAAGCCGGCAGCAACACCACCCAACCCGCCGCCACCGACTGCAGCCTGCTGCACTGCGCTATCCCATGCCAACATGGGCTGCCTCTGCTCCTACAAAAACTCGAAGCTCTTACCTTCTCTCGGAGTCGACCCCAACCTCGCTATGCAGCTCCCCGACAAGTGCCATCTCCCTCATCCCGCCCGCTGCTGA
- the LOC116197529 gene encoding beta-glucuronosyltransferase GlcAT14B-like, with product MDSSPIAKPSKRRKWFLLLTLTLLLSTLLLLITIFSSSTWSQYKLHRVRVEKPPLPSFAESKLKVLPTSTDPIPRLAYLISGSRGSGQSLKRVLRALYHPRNQYVVHLDLEASAEERLDLASFVRNEPVFTKVGNVRMRARANLVTYRGPTMVTNTLHAAAILLKDGGQWDWFINLSASDYPLVTQDDLLHVLSGIPRHYNFIEHTSDIGWKEYHRANPILIDPGLYTLQKSDVFWVPERRGVPTAYRLFTGSAWMMLSRPFIEYCLWGWDNLPRMVLMYYANFLSSPEGYFHTVICNSDEFKNTTINHDLHFISWDNPPQQHPHFLTEDDYDRMVESNAPFARKFRRDEKVLDRVDSELLGRSFDGFSRGGWLGNEKSSNSSIFPRYASANVTELRPIRGAERLKGLISRLLSADDFQNSHCI from the exons ATGGACAGCAGCCCCATCGCTAAGCCGAGCAAGAGGAGGAAGTGGTTTCTGCTGCTTACCCTCACTTTGCTGCTGTCCACCCTGCTTCTGCTAATCACTATCTTCTCTTCCTCAACATGGTCTCAGTACAAGCTGCACCGTGTCCGTGTCGAGAAGCCGCCTCTCCCAAGCTTCGCTGAGTCCAAACTAAAGGTCTTGCCTACTTCCACTGACCCAATTCCAAGACTCGCATACCTGATTTCGGGCTCTCGAGGTTCGG GACAGAGCCTGAAAAGGGTGTTGAGAGCCCTCTACCACCCTCGGAACCAATATGTCGTGCACTTGGACTTGGAGGCCTCGGCCGAGGAGAGACTTGACCTGGCGAGCTTCGTGAGAAATGAACCCGTGTTCACAAAGGTTGGGAACGTAAGGATGAGGGCCAGGGCGAACCTGGTGACCTACCGGGGCCCGACAATGGTGACCAATACTCTCCACGCAGCCGCGATCCTGTTGAAAGATGGTGGGCAATGGGACTGGTTTATCAACCTGAGTGCCTCTGACTATCCCCTCGTGACGCAAGATG ATTTGCTTCACGTCCTGTCAGGGATTCCGAGACATTATAACTTCATCGAGCATACTAGCGACATTGGGTGGAAAGA GTATCACAGAGCCAATCCAATTTTAATCGATCCCGGGCTATACACCCTACAAAAGTCGGATGTGTTCTGGGTTCCTGAGAGACGAGGAGTTCCCACCGCTTACAGATTATTTACAG GTTCGGCATGGATGATGCTTTCTAGACCTTTTATTGAGTACTGCTTGTGGGGTTGGGACAACCTCCCAAGGATGGTCCTAATGTACTATGCCAACTTCCTCTCTTCGCCTGAAGGCTACTTCCACACCGTCATTTGCAACTCCGACGAATTTAAGAACACGACCATCAACCATGACCTCCACTTCATCTCATGGGATAACCCACCGCAGCAGCACCCGCATTTCCTCACCGAAGATGATTATGATAGGATGGTAGAAAGCAACGCTCCTTTTGCTCGGAAGTTCAGGAGGGACGAAAAGGTCCTTGATAGGGTCGACTCTGAGCTCCTGGGTCGCAGCTTCGATGGGTTTTCGCGAGGTGGGTGGCTTGGCAATGAGAAAAGCTCGAACTCATCCATCTTCCCGAGATACGCTTCGGCAAATGTTACTGAACTGAGGCCCATTCGAGGTGCTGAAAGGCTAAAGGGGCTTATCTCTAGATTATTATCTGCCGATGACTTCCAAAATAGCCACTGTATATAA